In Mycobacterium sp. JS623, one genomic interval encodes:
- a CDS encoding ArsR/SmtB family transcription factor: MQTYQDDVWVALADRTRRSIVERLAHGPMAVGELARDLPVSRPAVSQHLKVLKRAGLVRDRAAGTRRVYQLDPTGLEALRADLDRFWVQALAGFKDTVEDLEGEES, translated from the coding sequence GTGCAGACTTACCAAGACGACGTCTGGGTGGCGCTCGCTGACCGCACCCGGCGCTCGATCGTGGAACGTCTCGCGCACGGGCCGATGGCAGTGGGCGAACTCGCCCGTGACCTGCCCGTCAGCAGGCCCGCGGTATCGCAACATCTCAAAGTCCTCAAACGTGCCGGGCTGGTGCGCGACCGCGCCGCAGGCACACGACGGGTCTATCAGTTGGACCCGACTGGGCTCGAAGCGTTGCGCGCCGACCTCGACCGGTTCTGGGTGCAGGCGTTGGCCGGTTTCAAAGACACCGTCGAGGATCTGGAAGGAGAGGAATCATGA